Within the Corticium candelabrum chromosome 6, ooCorCand1.1, whole genome shotgun sequence genome, the region atttaaacataccaaaaagatttcagtgcaccagcaatcatCACATCGGAAGAGTATGGCTTATGAAACCCActactcgtatccaattcactggaaagtcgattagtaccATTTCCACGACATATGTGGCACGATTTGCGACGCACCAATTTCACACCTGTTCTGGGGTCACAGTGATTCCAATGTGACTCCCATATTTTGCGTGATTCCCGCAAATGTATGTCGATTTGTGATGCAAAAATAGATCAAGCGTTTTTTAGCTACAGTCACAGTGACTCCATCGTGACTTCTCTAAATTTCGCGTGGACTCATAGTCATTTCTTGTGATTCCTTGTGTTTTCCGTGACTCCCAGTGATTCCGCTGTGTTTCCCGTGACTCCCAGTCATCTCTCGTGATTCCTTGTGATTCCCGTGACTCCCAGTGATTCCGCTGTGTTTCCCGTGACTCCCAGTCATTTCTTGTGATTCCGCTGTGACTCCCGTGACTCCCAGTCATTTCTCGTGATTCTACTGTGACTCCTGGCCGTGACTCCCAGTCATTTCTTGTGATTCCTCTGCGATTCCCATTTCCTGTGATTCTCCACAATTCTTTATGATTCCTCTTTGATTCCATTGATGTGTTTCAGGTGGCTTTTTGTGCTTCCATGTGATTTCCTGTGATTACGTGTGGCTCGATCGCTGTGATTACTCGAATTATATTTTACTGTTTGCTTTACTACTGTCTTCGTTGTTTCCAGTGTGTTGCTAGATTTCCCTGACATGGTACGTACcgtttatttctttattttaaaatatatttattttttgagGTTTTCTAAAACAACGTATAGACTTGAAGTCTATCACAGCAAGTCCTACAACAACATCACTTAATTTTTCTAGGTTGTAATCCCCGCATCACGGTAGAGTGTATAGATGTCCCAGCTGTACAGTAGTCAGAGTAAGCTATCTCATCAGGCCAGCGGCTCACGGTCTGTTGCAAGATCAAAGAACTGCAGGTGAATTAAACGTCGTCAATTCCAGTACGGTTGTTGTATTCAATCATCTGGAGCTAGATATTTAGCAAAGCACAAAGCAAAACTTCCAAAAAATGGAAAATAGCTAAAAGGCCAGGCAGCGCCACTGTTCACCTATGGGACAACTGTCAGAGGCGTAGGAGTGCCATCCAGGACTGAGGTGGGGAGAAATCTGCGACTATTGGAACTTCTAGCTCATTTTCTTCCACTGGTAGCTTGCTTAAATTTCAGTATGACCTTTTTCTCTATAGTGATTataggctgctgattggggGTCCATGGTTCCCGTGTCTGTCATCGTTGAAGATGCATGCTCCTATACGCCTACGACTCTCTAAAGATGTTGAGTTCCCGTACACTATCATTGAACATCCGAAGACTTGGTAACCAACCCCAGGCAAGTCTAGTTCTGAAGCTGTCAAACATATTCAACCAATTCTAGTACTGTACTAGTCTGCGCATCCCTAATTTCCCTCCTTCTTTTCAACTTTCGGACGTCCTCAGGAAGTCCAAAAGAGGGAGGAGCTAATACGCGAGACTGATTTACTGCATGCGTAAACTATATTGGTTTATCGTTACtagcagaaattctaattcTGCGAGTACTTGCTAGTTAATTATTGTCTAATGCGTATTGACACACTGTGTTgttttttagttatttagGTATTAGTTTTGTGGCCATGCCTATATGCAGATATAAAGTACTGAGGAAAATCTGGgatctcacgcattttcagtattccagGTTGTCAACTCTGCTGTACTCTGATCAGCGTCAGTTTACTTATCAATTTAGAACAAATTGATGATGATTTTTTAGCTGGAAGGGAGAGACGACTAACGTTGGGTTGTTTTTGGCAGACCTTACTTAGTCCAGTGTTTACTGTGATACTGCTGAAAAGCAAATCACGTGGGCTATCAAGACCACAGTCACCACGcctcttagcgcgcgttacgcCTGGCCACTTCTATGCTTCTGCCGCTGTATGGCCACAAAATCACGTCTATAGCTAAATGGGCAAGTTCAACAACCTTAATAGCAAGGTTTTcaacacacatgcagagatgagtactgcatgcatgatgaATGCTCGAGTTACACGCTATTTCTCACCAAATTTTCTAGCTTTCTGTATAGTGtaattagatattaattaaaaactatgAAATTATGTCTGTGCATACTGGCTATGTTGTGCTGTTGCAAGCAGCAACGGTGGCAGGCATGataattttaaaaagtttTCAGGATGTCTTAGACTCCGGAAACCCTCCAAGCACTATCATCTGAAGTGTTAGTTGATCAATGACTGATGCTCAAGAGAAGCCGCATCAGGCCTGGATCCAAGAATTTTTTAAATaggggttgacctggtagcagttatttatagcattactaattttctcttttctaatgaaattatatgaaattattgaaccacgcctattggaaaagggGGGTTCAACCTCCTGAACCCCATCTAGATCCGGACCTGCGCATCTACCATTGACAACGTAAAGTTAGTAGACTCTCTCAGATGATCCAAAGAATTCAAGCGGGGCAAAGTGGTTAGTAAATTCATGATAAAATTGTGTCGTACAACTGAACTTCAGAAACGACCTGGAACAATATTTGGCAAAAATATAAGGTGtatgcaatttaattaatttataaacaCTCGagttttaatatttatttttagcaAAACTTTGGCTCAATTAAAAGAACGGGCGGCTATTAGCATTTGATATTACTATGCCATTATTTTCAAGTTTAAGTGTTCAATTAAGGCTTTGTTTTCACGCCACCCATGCTATGACGGTTTCAAACATCTGACATTATGGTTTTAAGAATTGAAATCTTTGTATATACATGCACCCATGCACTAATGAGTACACGAGCGGAATATTCAAAATCTGGGGCGTATCTAGATATGTATGGGGTGGCCCACCGCGCCCGGGCCAGCCAGCCTGCCTTTCACCTTTCTGTAACCAAATGCAAGCTCGAAACGTTGCCGTTTTTTTCGAATCACATGCAGAACAATTAATCTAGTTAGCAAAAGATCGACTTTCAATCTTTTAGATATTTACTAAGATTGCCTTCCAACgtcagaaaggggcgtggctaGGTTGAATAGTATTTGGGCCGTGCACCCCTAGGCTACTGCAAAATTCTGGATCCGCGGCtgaaaaatataaacaaacaaatattctCAAACGACACTGCTAAAATCAACTGTTTGCTAAACAATTCGCTTTTTCTGCCATCAAATGCGAATTATAGGTGTGAAATTGGATTGCTCTAGATGTTTGCGGTACAAGTAAAATGCACGCGCATTCTAACTTGTATACTGTACGATAATCTACACTAGCGAAACCATtcttttttgtaatttttgtttgtagtttaaTGTCGTCTGCAGATTGCCACTTTGCGTTTCTATCTTGCAATATTTCTTCTAGACTCGTAAGTTCAGACATctaaataaatacatttagTGACGTGacgtagttaattaacatattctggttaaataaaaaataaatatctCATTCActttaattgtttctttcttcGATTGAGTTTCTGGTTCATTTATTGGTTTTCTCATCCTCCATCGTATGTGTTCAACTACAGAAACGACAACAGACAATCCCGTCGCAAAGACCAGAATGACGAAAACGCCTTGCAAGTCAATAATCCGAAGATGCCTGACGTCTGTGGCTCCCGTGAACGACCGATACCCGTCACACTCCCCCGATTTTAGCCACCTCTTGGATACACGTTCAACAAATCCGTCTTCTCTCATTTTCAGAACTGCTAATGAAATGTTTTTCGTATAAGGCATTTCCTTCGGCAATCCAAACCGTAAGCATGCGCATTAAATTTTTTCCCGATTACTTGACTTTTGCATGGTTGATTGGAGGCGACGTATCCGAGAAAGGGCTCGTCCCAGATAAAAATATAATCTCCCTTTGTCTTATGCTCGACTCGACGAATGGCCTCTTCTCCATTGTCCACCAATGTGTCATCATTTGTCGTTATAAATCTATACATTCGTTGATGCACAGACTGCGTCGACGTCTGTAGAAAATCTACGATCGAGGAATCTCTTACTGTCCCGTATAATATCTCAGTTTGCGACGCCAGGTCGTTGATCGAATTGATATCTGTGGTAAACCTGTTCGCGGTGAGAAAAGCGGTCAGGTTGGCCGTGTACGTCGAAAGGATGACCAGACAGAAGAAGAACCACCCGGCGACGAGAATCTTTCCGGCAAAGAACGGTATAGAGTCTGGACCCTGCTGCATTGCTGTGGCATAAAACAACCAGAACGATTCCATCGCTTGTTCAAACTTTCGATAGTCGAGGACAGACGCTGGTCGCATCCGGGTCTTCACTGTGTGcgtgatatttaattaagctttTTCGAAAGGGAGTGGACGATGCAGGCAATGACGGCAACGAGGACAACAACGGCTCTCGTGGCGACGTCGAATGGGTCGAGAAACGACCACATTCTCGGGCTTTCGTGTTCTCCCAAGTACATGAGAAGGCTCTTGCCGACGCCTGCGTAGGGCTCGGTGAAGTCGATGTACTTGGAACGACTTTCCGTGATCGTTAGAGCTGCGACAATTATGTCCACCTCCTACGAAAACGAAATTTGCTATTTATTCGTATTTTGTGCACCAGCACTCAAGCGGTTTGTACAGCTTGTACAGTATGTTTGCATGCATTGCCTGCCGAT harbors:
- the LOC134180818 gene encoding glutamate receptor 1-like; amino-acid sequence: MRPASVLDYRKFEQAMESFWLFYATAMQQGPDSIPFFAGKILVAGWFFFCLVILSTYTANLTAFLTANRFTTDINSINDLASQTEILYGTVRDSSIVDFLQTSTQSVHQRMYRFITTNDDTLVDNGEEAIRRVEHKTKGDYIFIWDEPFLGYVASNQPCKSQEMPYTKNISLAVLKMREDGFVERVSKRWLKSGECDGYRSFTGATDVRHLRIIDLQGVFVILVFATGLSVVVSVVEHIRWRMRKPINEPETQSKKETIKEITWKHKKPPETHQWNQRGIIKNCGESQEMGIAEESQEMTGSHGQESQ